A window from Salarias fasciatus chromosome 11, fSalaFa1.1, whole genome shotgun sequence encodes these proteins:
- the LOC115396264 gene encoding ras-related protein Rab-5A-like produces MANRGGATRPNGPNAGNKICQFKLVLLGESAVGKSSLVLRFVKGQFHEFQESTIGAAFLTQTVCLDDTTVKFEIWDTAGQERYHSLAPMYYRGAQAAIVVYDITNEESFVRAKNWVKELQRQASPNIVIALAGNKADLANKRALDFQDAQSYADDNSLLFMETSAKTSMNVNEIFMAIAKKLPKNEPQAASGSSGRTRGVDLTETAQPTSRPCCSN; encoded by the exons ATGGCAAACAGAGGCGGAGCCACACGACCCAACGGGCCCAACGCAGGCAACAAGATCTGCCAGTTCAAACTCGTGCTGTTGGGAGAGTCGGCGGTGGGCAAGTCCAGCCTCGTGCTCCGATTCGTCAAGGGTCAGTTCCACGAATTCCAGGAGAGCACGATCGGAG CTGCCTTCCTGACCCAGACGGTATGTTTGGACGACACGACAGTCAAGTTTGAGATCTGGGACACGGCCGGTCAGGAGCGCTACCACAGTCTGGCCCCCATGTACTACAGAGGAGCCCAGGCCGCCATCGTGGTCTACGATATCACGAACGAG GAGTCATTCGTACGGGCGAAGAACTGGgtgaaagagctgcagagacaagCCAGTCCAAATATTGTAATAGCTCTTGCCGGGAACAAGGCGGACCTGGCAAACAAGAGAGCGCTGGACTTCCAG GACGCACAGTCGTACGCGGACGACAACAGCTTGCTCTTCATGGAGACGTCGGCGAAGACCTCGATGAACGTCAACGAGATCTTCATGGCCATTG CAAAGAAGCTCCCGAAGAACGAGCCGCAGGCggccagcggcagcagcggccgGACCCGGGGCGTGGACCTGACGGAGACGGCTCAGCCCACCAGCCGCCCCTGCTGCAGCAActaa
- the efhb gene encoding EF-hand domain-containing family member B codes for MTSENLGHFAEMMMSEADELKYEDNRADSGRPAAGKLKPTGDTAQSCFHQESRPPTPPVVRKHRDSSQPRLGAVRVHRGKADDPDVASSLVHGVVTKPSIEGGSLINPPQKTLFQEKLQQISESVYASNRRAPLGRSHDQSAELPAWCDHNTTFGVKTEKVLDVREIINPPKTAEELQREAQEGHDAYVRSHNAYFVGERIDRGYDWSHYSKDSRFGIATPHHNDGRSLSKTLHWLGETRKFYNPKPVWKRSSDKEKMAAQMGAIINLKKNKLPVPDDHSFGIVLPADEFGVGEIIHSTEAGQYARGRERQRSLLSAVQHHLKNTNFNKFDSLLKAFRHYDKKGQGMIDKEDLRAVCREFELEVCEPVLDDLMDYCDTNRDGLIDFLEFANFLNWKDIMPVNRQEQQVLTEEPQTNTAPVNADGNPDAEELPAFQTLITPEDLEPVEPASSLKTLRVLRRPKASPDHFKTSSSLIGAAADKPTTPDSRAFGIPTVRSDLPPPRVKRVSDTTNYGGTPTAADLLHPSVYSVRGVHEEHFFCPRPKKEIAEIFKNIGVNISEETFEEAWQLASMTQPNGEVCVEAFRNVLKELKAM; via the exons ATGACTTCGGAAAACCTCGG TCACTTTGCTGAAATGATGATGAGTGAAGCCGACGAGCTGAAATATGAAGATAACAGGGCGGACAGTGGCAGACCAGCG GCTGGGAAACTAAAACCTACAGGAGACACAGCTCAAAGCTGCTTTCATCAGGAGTCGAGG CCCCCGACCCCGCCGGTGGTGAGGAAACATCGCGACAGTTCCCAGCCGAGGCTGGGAGCCGTCCGAGTTCACCGAGGGAAGGCCGACGACCCAGATGTGGCCAGCTCGCTCGTACATGGCGTCGTTACCAAACCGTCCATTGAG GGTGGAAGCTTGATAAACCCTCCACAAAAGACATTGTtccaggagaagctgcagcagatcagTGAGTCTGTGTACGCCTCCAACAGGAGAGCGCCACTGggccggtcacatgaccagagcGCCGAACTCCCCGCCTGGTGTGACCACAACACCACGTTTggtgtgaaaacagagaaag TTCTGGATGTACGTGAGATTATTAACCCTCCgaaaacagcagaggagctgcagagggaagCCCAGGAGGGACACGACGCTTATGTCAGGAGCCACAACGCCTACTTTGTtg GTGAACGAATTGACAGAGGGTACGACTGGAGTCACTACAGTAAAGACAGCAGGTTTGGGATCGCCACGCCTCATCATAACGACGGCCGGAGCCTCAGCAAGACTCTTCACTGGCTCGGAGAGACCAGGAA GTTTTACAATCCAAAGCCTGTTTGGAAGAGATCCAGTGACAAGGAGAAGATGGCCGCCCAAATGGGTGCGATTATCAATCT gaaaaaaaataaattacccGTTCCAGACGATCACAGCTTTGGAATCGTCTTGCCAGCAGATGAAtttg GTGTTGGAGAAATAATCCACTCCACAGAGGCGGGGCAGTACGCCAGAGGCCGAGAGCGGCAGCGCAGCCTGCTCAGCGCAGTGCAGCACCACCTCAAGAACACCAACTTCAACAAGTTCGATTCCCTGCTGAAGGCCTTCAGACACTATGACAAG AAAGGACAAGGAATGATCGACAAAGAAGACCTGCGCGCCGTGTGCCGTGAGTTCGAGCTGGAAGTGTGCGAGCCGGTCCTGGACGACCTGATGGACTACTGCGACACGAACCGGGACGGACTCATCGACTTCCTGGAGTTCGCCAACTTCCTCAACTGGAAGGACATAATGCCCGTTAACCGTCAAGAGCAGCAGGTTTTAACAGAAG AGCCTCAGACAAACACGGCTCCAGTCAACGCTGACGGTAATCCAGATGCAGAGGAGCTTCCTGCCTTTCAGACCTTGATCACGCCTGAGGATCTGGAGCCTGTTGAGCCTGCGAGCTCGCTGAAGACCCTCAGGGTCCTGAGACGACCGAAAGCATCTCCAGACCACTTCAAGACCTCGTCCTCCCTCATCGGAGCCGCCGCTGACAAACCAACCACTCCAG ACAGTCGCGCCTTCGGGATCCCGACGGTTCGCTCCGACCTCCCACCGCCTCGCGTCAAAAGAGTCAGCGACACCACCAACTACGGCGGCACGCCCACGGCCGCAGACCTGCTGCACCCGTCAGTTTACTCCGTCCGAGGCGTTCACGAGGAGCATTTCTTCTGCCCTCGGCCCAAGAAAGAG ATCGCTGAAATCTTCAAGAATATCGGCGTGAATATTTCCGAGGAGACGTTCGAAGAGGCGTGGCAGCTGGCGTCCATGACGCAGCCgaacggggaggtttgtgtggaggcGTTCCGAAACGTCCTCAAAGAATTAAAGGCGATGTGA
- the LOC115396263 gene encoding m-AAA protease-interacting protein 1, mitochondrial translates to MQRITSLAACRELGGLAACSAGLCGRRRGGPAAVPLAPWGGVAPRPGRPFSAEPGRRESRRGVVFAGDKRRLFCTQNGAENPPGGSQQRPAISVVGIPDPFTWIRCKVQMSLIDLYFDLDMDSEEFHRGIKQALVHVSDKMSRGRYHELRGLASNEVIEYVEKKCTSLTAAQRQQLAVKMDDIIFVLPEEVSVIFDNSGGKFCSIVMRFWLVSTHEGPDDPEGIKIFKVASSEEGGPQKKIATAVYEFHRELTRGASDDWTVTTVWHYSWTLPS, encoded by the exons ATGCAGCGGATCACCAGCCTGGCCGCCTGCCGGGAGCTCGGCGGCCTGGCGGCGTGCTCGGCGGGGCTGTGCGGCCGGAGGCGGGGCGGCCCGGCCGCCGTGCCCCTCGCTCCGTGGGGCGGCGTGGCCCCGCGTCCCGGGCGTCCTTTCTCCGCGGAGCCCGGGCGGAGGGAGAGCCGGAGAGGGGTCGTGTTCGCCGGGGACAAACGCAGACTGTTCTGCACGCAGAATGGAGCCGAGAACCCGCCGGGGGGCTCCCAGCAGCGGCCCGCCATCTCCGTGGTGGGCATCCCGGACCCCTTCACCTGGATCCGCTGCAAAGTCCAGATGAGCCTGATCGACCTGTACTTCGACCTGGACATGGACTCTGAGGAGTTTCACAGGGGGATCAAGCAG GCTTTGGTCCACGTGTCCGACAAGATGTCCAGGGGCAGATACCACGAGCTGAGGGGCCTCGCGTCCAATGAG GTGATCGAGTACGTGGAGAAGAAGTGTACGTCCCTCACCGCCGCTCAGAGGCAGCAGCTGGCGGTCAAAATGGACGACATCATATTTGTACTCCCCGAAGAGGTCTCGGTCATCTTTGACAACTCCG GCGGAAAGTTCTGCTCTATTGTTATGAGGTTTTGGCTGGTGTCGACACACGAAGGTCCCGACGACCCCGAGGGGATCAAGATCTTCAAAGTGGCCTCCAGTGAAGAGGGCGGCCCCCAGAAGAAGATTGCCACTGCTGTGTACGA ATTCCACCGAGAGCTGACGAGAGGCGCGTCCGATGACTGGACGGTCACGACCGTCTGGCACTACAGCTGGACTCTGCCTTCGTGA